The region TTAAACACTTATGATCAAGATTTTAACCATTTAGAGCGTCTCTACGCCACAGTTGGTACGCATCCGACGCGCTGTGATGAATTCCTGCCGGACCCGGAGGGCTACTACGACCAGCTCCGCTCAAAGATTGAGTCAAATCCGAGTAAGGTGCTTGCCATTGGGGAATGCGGCCTGGACTACGATCGCCTGAAATTCTGTGGCCAGGAGACGCAACGGTTGTACTTTGAGAAACAGCTGAGCTTGGCGGCCGAGTTCAGGCTGCCGCTCTTCCTGCACATGCGAAATGCTCACTCGGACTTCATGGCAATCTTGGGACGGAATCGTGACAAACTCAAGGAGTGTGGAGGCGGAGTCGTTCATAGCTTTACAGGCACTCTGGAGGAGGCACACAGCATTCTGGCATTCGGTGGCCTCTACATTGGGGTCAATGGCTGCTCCCTGAAGACTGAGGAAAACGCCGAAGTGGTTCGGCAGCTGCCAAATGATCGCATAATGCTGGAAACAGACTGTCCCTGGTGTGGAATACGGTCATCGCATGTGGGCCATAAGCACGTGAGCACAAAGTTTCCCACCGtcaagaagaaggagaaatgGACAGCCGAATCTCTGATAGACGGACGCTGTGAGCCCTGCCAGATCAGGTGAGTACGAAATACGTCATAGTGCAAGCTCCAATCTACAACTATTTTTCATTTCAGCCAAGTTCTCGAGGCCATTGCGGGCATTAAGCAGGAGCCCAAGGAGAAGCTGGCCGAGATCTACTATCAAAACACTTTGGATGTGTTCTTCAGCAGAACAGGGAAAACCAGAACCGAATAAAACCAATTGCCGTTACATTCAATGcgtttacatatattttattattgtttgtcATGTCTAGATGCAAATGAATTGAAAAATACGCTTTACAACTTGGATTTGGGTTTTACTCTTAAtgcttttgttgtaattttcaGTTGATACAGGGAAAACACGTTACTTGTAAGATTCACATTTAGAATTGTAAATAATTGTTGCTCATTGCTATGTTAATTAACTGTGGTGATTATGCATTTATATGtggtgtatatgtatatgtatgtagaatcgatcgccaaaaaatatatatgcacGTACTCGTATGGATTCCTCATGGTTGCCTCAAATTTGTATATGCTCTCTAGAGTCTAGACTAATGGAGTTAGTTAGCTTAGTTATTGCCACATTTTTGGTTACGAGTTTGCCAATAGTCCACAGATCATTGGTGAAGCCTTAAAAAGcgtatatacaaaatattttgtaaatatttaaaaagtCTACTAGCtagcatatgtatgtagaacgCTTTTAGGCTTAAAAAAGTTTCGTAGTCAAGGGTAGATGTATTTAGTTACGAGTATATCTTGGGTTAAGCAGTACATGTTCATTAAAACCGAAATATATATAAGTTGGGTTTAAAACTGCCGATTTTGTTCTATGTTTTGTGAACTGATATGAACGgaaatgatatatgtatgtatattacaGTAAGAATCTGGCCTCTAGTCTACGCGGCTATGCATTTAAAATGACAGTACAAGATTCAGTCCAATGGAAATGTTATGTAGCGTATTGCTATCTTTGATATGAACACGTTCATATGTGTAGCGCTACGCTAGTGCGAAAGTCGGGGTACGATTAGTCTCGTCTCTGAAATTCCCCTCTCCGCTTGGCAGTAATTGGCTTTTATGTGAGAAGTGTACCCAATTTCTTACgagtatacgagtatgcattCCTTGAGGAATCGCAGTAAAGTTGCAGTGGGATTTCAAGTACATATCAATATTGCATTGTGTTTAACATCTAGGACAATTCTACcgaatatattgtatatatgtttgtataaACTTTTGTTAAATATGCTCAGACCTATCCCAATTGACAAGCAGTTCGACAAGCCATTGCAGTTGGAAACAAATAAGGTTAAGGGATAACTcaaaacaaacacaataaacatatgtatataagatATATTCCATTTATTAGGCGTCAGATTAGTTTCAATTGGTTTTTCAAATCATTttcagatatatgtatgtacataaagaAAGGAAATTATGATaaatacataaacataatataatatttaaaggTAAATTCGAGATTGAATTATAAATAAACACGAATGGGCTAACCAACTGTCTTCCATGTTCTTTGTCGTATTCACTTAACGAAAGAATAAATCCTTTTTGGATGCTTTTTGGGAGACGGGAAATCGGGAGAGTTGTTGATTAGTGCGAGTGTGGCCTAACACGCTCGTTAAATATcattatatattgtatatagtGTACCATAATCATATGTGTTTGTTTAGGTTGCATGTTGTATGTACGAGTTTTCAGTTTCAAACCAAACTCTGCAATAGCCTGCAATCGAGCAGGCCTCGGGGCCTCTTGATTATTTCATATgttaataatagtaataaataatattcttTTGCTTAGGTCTATGCGTTAATTTAGTGTATTTTAGGAGCGCTGCGATCGTTGATCTTCTGGTTACGTTTCAAGGGGGCTCCGCGTTTTATCTGATCCATCAACGACTCGTGACAGATGCGAGGGTCCGGCTGAAAGGTCCATCAAAGATAGGATTAGAATGCTATTGACCTCAAAGCTTAGATTAAATAGCAGGGTTAATTGGTAGAACTAGGCACTGAGTGGATTAGCTGCCAGCTGGCTTAGTAGACTTCAATAAACGAGCGAACGAGAAGAAAAACGAGGATCGAACTAAATACCTTAGCACTGCTCATCACAgtggccagtgccagtgccaatggctgtggttgtggttgcGGTTGTGCTGGTCGTGGTAGTGGTGTTGGGATAGGTGGGAGGTCTACGATATTGAGCACTGGGGCGCGATAGATTTTGTGGATTCTGATACATCTAACATTTGGCACCGGCATAAAGCATAGTGAATGTTGGCTATATGTTGGAGTGGATATGCTTTGGTTGTGAACTACTTACCAGGGCCTTGCTATTGATGAGATTTCGCACGGCAAATGCGCGGCCGGACATGCCCTGCTTGGCCAGTTTCGCGTTGAGATTCTCGAGGAACTCGGCCTTGGTCTTGGCCCGAATGCTGCCAGTCTTTTCGATATTTGTGCTTGTGGCGTAGTCTATGAATATGCGTTGcggttgttgtagttgttgtggcaaaaaaaagaaaatcgtAAGCAAAGATGATCGATCAGTGAGTGGGCCGGATGGGTTCGAGGAGTGTGGAAAAAGTGGTTAGGATTTAAGATTTAAGAGTTAAATTTAAAATGGTGAatccaaaatgcaaaataaaactCATAAATTGCTGTTCAACATTCTGCCTGAAAGTGCTGGTTGACAAAGTTATGATTGATGATTAGGAAAGTTGATATGAAAGTTGCTTTCTGAGCGAGAGACTGAGGGAATCTCCCCATCTCCCTGCAATCTACTGTTTGTCCAACATTTTCCGAGGCGCACTTGACACAAACGCAATCAGGTTAATGGGCAACACTTTCCCataacccaaaacccaaactcaaactcaaacgcaaagaaaccaaaataatgcaaaataGAGGCAGCATGCGCTAAAAGTACGAGTAACTtagaaataaaaaacattttcgcaaacaaaatataatttttccaATGCCATGTAGGAGAGGAGCGAAATCAGCAAACATAACACAAATATATAGAGCAGCGCTCATTCATTGAAATCaagtcaaatcaaatcaaatcaatggAACTCCGGCTCGCGTTCTTACTTGGATGATGTGCCTGGGCATGGGACatgtgggcgtgggcatggACATTGGCATGGGCGTTCGCATTCgcgtggccatggccatgggcaTTATTGTGGTTGTAGTAAGCAGCGCCGCCATTGCTGTTGCCCCCAGCAACCTCGCGATAAtaatgctgttgctgttgatgctgctgctgttgtggatGATGtatttgctgctggtgctgctgctgatggtggtgATTGCCACGCGCCGTTGTAGCATAAATACTAGCCGAGGATACAGACCCAGATCCAGTTACGGGCGAGCCGCAAGTGGGCGAGGCTGAGGGCGAATGGAACTTGACGGCCGTCGTTTGTATGAATGGATTCGTTGACACGAATATCTTTTGCTGTACACTCGAGTGCCGCGACGGTATGGGTGgctggcgctgctgttgctgctgctgctgttccgcCAAATGTTGCTGTTGAGCTGCTCTCagtttctgctgttgctgcatctgctgctggggaAGAGGCAACTGTGGACGCTGATTTACatggccattgccattgcccatGCCTGCCGGCTGTTGGtattgctgatgctgctgctgctgctgctgctgtaaacgttgctgctgctgcatcatgTTTTTTGGGAGCGTAGCCGTGGCCGAACCTGCTGCATAGGCACTCAACTGAGAGGCCGCACTCTGGCCAGCATGGGGGCGTGCCATCTTCTTGGGCATCGTGGCCGATGCTCCGGCATTGTAAatgggtggcggtggcggatCCTCCAGTGGAGGCGGGCACGTgtaatgctgctgctgcagatgttggtactgctgctgctgctgctgagcctGTCGCATGCTCAAGATTGGGGCAGCTGCTGAATTTTTGTTAAACGAACTTGAATAGTTGCCAAAATCTTTACTGCTAGCTGCGGCTGCCATCGGCGCTTGAGGCGGCTGATAGTGCGAACTGTTGGCGGAGTTGGCCGacgccactgccgccgctgatgctgatgctgatggggAGGCGGATGAGGAGTTTGAGAATGAACTGACTTTGGAGAGCAACGATGATGTGGATGAAGACAGAGGAAAGTGTGGCAGTGCATTGAATGAGGTGGCCGGTGTTAGAATGGATGCTGCCTGAATGCTGCTGGCCAATGCGGCCGCTGTTGATGGAGTTGATGACGAGGTGCCGAAACTAGCGTAAATtctatgctgctgctgttgttgcagtggCTGTTGGTGCTCAGATTTACCGTCAtagtgttgctgctgttgcggctggGACATGGACAGGCCGCTCCGCGTGTAGATCGACTCGCCTCCAAGTTGGTGCTGGTTGCCGTAGATGCCGTCGGAAGcatgctgctgttgatgatgctgctgctgctgcttgctgttgAGTCGTGCATTCAGCTGTGCAATAAGATTCGGATTCGCCTTGGGCTGTGTCGGTGGCAGTGGGTGcgcatgcccatgcccatgcccattgGGACTTGGGCTGCTGGTGCGGAAGCTGGACATGCTGTTGACCAGCTTGGGTTGGGCATAGATGCCCccaccgcctcctccgcctGCGGCCGGTGACGAGGTGCGGAACGTCTGTGCATATGCGTTATAtgttcggtgttcggtgttcgTGTGTGGCATGAGAAGAAAAAAGAGTaaaacaaaaggcacaaatTAAAAGTTAGCCAAAAGCACAGCGAAAGCTAAGTGATAGATGAGTACGCTAATCTATATCGCATTACAACTAAGCTGGATGGGGCAGAGGGACTAGCACTAGCTCTAGCACTAGCTCTAGATATGCAAGTATGAATGTTAGATTAGTCGAGCATTCTCCAGGATGTGTCGCTGCGGCCTTTGTTGGTTAGTCGTTGGTTAGTAGACATCGACACGCCCATCGAATCGCCTCCGACTCTTTGGGTCACTTACGGCATCCGCTGTAggcggtggtgctggtggggCGTGGTAGACAGGTGGCGTTGGCGGCTTTTGTGCcacatgttgctgctgctgttgctgctgtggatAGCATTGCTGTGGATGatattgctgctgttgctgttgatgatTAAAGCGTTGCTGGTTGGGCGGTGGCAGGGGTGGTGGCATCTGCTGgcccggctgctgctgttggccattGGCCAAGGCATGAGCATAGGCCTGCAGATCCATATAGGAGTCATAGTAGGCCTCATAGCTCGGGTCGTCGTTCATGGGGGAGTTGTGCACTGACttttgtacgagtacgagaggtgtgtggggtgtggttcgacagggcagggcaaatgcaaattgaaatgaaaagaaattatAAGTTAAGCAAGTCGATCTCTAAGAGCGTCGGTTCCAGGCTCGGAAGACTCGTGCACACACCTGCAGTGGGGGTtgatattgttgttgctgtggttgttgctgatgttgttgctgctgctgctgctgtataCGTCTTAGCGTGCCAGGCGATGCCGGCTGATGCCGCATGGCTGCCAGGGCTCGCACCGTCTCCGACACCTTAAGAGCGGAGCTCGGCATGGCCACTGGAGGACCGCTGGACATGGACTCCAGCATAAAGGCTGGCGGCGGTGGTAGATGCTCGCTGGAGCTGCTTAGCGGCGTGTTatgttgcagctgcagatgcgacgcgtgctgttgttgcataattaaatcataaataaaataataaaagcaaaaaaaacaagaaacaactCTCGTGTGTAGAGTGTCTAGAAAGTTTCTAGGCTTAAACGGCTAACTTGGCCCGAACTTAGTCTAACTTAATTAATTTGAGAGCCATTAATCTAAGCGCCGGTCGGAGCCCGGTCGGTAAGCACACTTACCCCCACCGAAGCATTGGGACTGGGTGTCACCGAGGAGCTGCGTCGCACTGGCGGCGGTGGCTTGGCCTGATTGATGGACGAACGACGTGCGATCCGCGTTGAGCCACCTGCTCCTCCTaatgctcctcctgctcctcctgtggATGGTTAAAGAGTTCCATTAGCTATAGAATCGCATCACTTCGGAAATATTCATTAGCTTCTTGCTGTTAATTACAGTTACAGGTATTATTATATGTACAGTAATCGATTTATACACTTGGCACACACAACACAGGACACCATCTAATACGAGAGAGCACCAGTGAAAGCGCTGcggatcgatcgatcgatcgatccaCATCTGTGTAGGATGAAAGAGACCCAaatacgagagagagagcgagaaagagattGATCTGATGATCCCCAAAGCGCTTAAAGCCGCGGTAAGATGCACCATGAAGCCATTCATGAGCCATTCCATGTTTGAGGCTAGTTCTATCTGTCAGACAGAGACAATGCCTGATTATCTGATTAATGTTCAAGCAGTTGGCAGTTAGTGGCGGAGTAGCGTGCAGTTTACTTGGAGGTTATTTGAGCTGTGTGCAGGTGGAGTGATGATATGATCGGTGTACGGTAAGCCAATTCCATTTACGAACAGGGTTAGGGCACACAAAATCGTGGCCAAATGAAtaaagcaaatcaaataaagttaggagagagagagcccaaGAAACAACAATTAGAACCCAAAGCCAGAGTAAGAAGCAATTGAAGAACCAAGTTTTGCTTGGAAGAAACGCAGAAAATCAATAACCAAATAGattaaatcaaaatcaaaataaaaaatcaaaaatcaaatcgaaaCGAACCCGACAACGAGGCCGGCCTGGGCGTAATGCCTGGCTTGAgactggcattggcattggcattggcagtggaattcgtattcgtattggCTTGATGGTTGGCTTGGGGGTTGGCGGCATTCGAGGAGCACACATATGGATGGGCGGGTGGTGGCGCTGATGGTGGTGGTCTGcagggggcagtggcagtggcaacggGCAACGGAGCAAGAGCGTTTGTCGATGTGGAGTTTGtggatgcagatgcagatgatggtaatgatgacgatgacgatgacgatgatgatgatggctgtGGCAGACCGCCGCGAGGTGACAATGATGATAATGCTGGGTTAGCTATTGTTGCAGATGGAGGAGATGCTGATGTTTTTGATGTTGCTGTCGCAGCTGCTTGGGGCGTCTGGTATTGCTTATGATtggatgttgctgttgtctgaTTTTGGCTTGGCATTCTATGATTTTGGttgtgtttttggttttggtatGGATGCGGGCTTAAGATTGGATCTGATGCGGATGCAATAAcaacggctgctgctgggccatTAGTGACATTACAGTTTCTGGTTTGGTGCGACTGTGGtgagtgttgttgttgctgctgctgatgttgcagtggctgctgtggcgtttgttgctgcttctgctgttgctgttgctgctgctgtaattGCTGTTGAaccttctgcttctgcctgcGTATTTTGGCATCTAAGTCGGCCTTAAAGTCTGACTTTCGGGGTATCAATGGCTTGTCGGCCACACTGGGAGGCTGATTCgaacccgtacccgtacccgtacccgaaCCCGACCCCGTACCTGTACCTGTACCATTGAAAAGGCTCAGGGAGAGGCTGGTGGGCTTTGGGGGCAGCTGTCGCCGCATCACAGGAGGCTCTACTGGGAGGCTACCGTTATCACTGACTGTCCCTTgtgccggctgctgctgctggggcggcTGATCGACGTGGTTTGCTTTACCTCTTTGCGGACTGCCGCGtccgagcagctgcagctgctgctcgctgGAGGCGCGAAACGAGGAGAGTCGCTGCTTGGCGGGCGCCAcagttgctgttgccggcGGGGGCGCCTTGCCACTGCCCGAGTCCGGCGAGTCCGGGGATCCGACTAGATTCGagggcagctgctgcagctcgcGCATCTcgtggagctgcagctgcgacTGCACCTGGGGGTCCTTGGTGCGCAGCAGGACTATCTCCGAGTTCTGCTTGACGAACTCAATGTCCGGGGTGTTGGGGATCTGGTGGTCGTAGATCACCACGAcggcgctgccgctgtcgctgcaggTGTCCACGTAGGCGTGCCGCGGCTGCCCCGACAGGCAGATGCTGTCGGAGGCGGCCAGCGAGATGCTGTCcgcggacacggacacggaggCGGGCGCATATAGGGAGCGCCCCTCGCTGCCCGACCCCCCGTTGTAGGGGTCGTCGCGGCTCGCACTCGCCACAAAGTGGGCGAACGTGGGGTTCTCGTAGCCGCCCGCTGTCAGGCCGCCGGTCAGCGAACTCGTCTCGCTCACATAGCAGCGACTCAGCTCCGAATCGCTGGCGCCCAGAAGCTCTCGTTCTCGCCGCCTGGCCTCCGCCAGCGTGGGGTCCATCAGGTGGCCCCCCTCTTCTCCGGCCAGCTCCTCGGAGGTGGTGTCCGACATGTCCGTGCCGCAGCCGCTGGAGTTGGTCTGGTTGCTGATGCCGCACAAATCGAtgttggtggtgctggcgGTGCTGCCGATGCAGGCGGCGGGCAGGTTGTTgttctcgctgctgctgctactcgtTGTcaggttgttgttgctgctgttgctgttgctgttctgcTTGCCCTTGCCCTCATCAATCTCACGTTGAAACGAGTCTAGTTCGccaattaaattatttaatgcTTTGATTGAGTCTTCGAAAGATTTGtctatatattatattattttgtattcatttgttggttggttgttgttggtttttggtggtggtgttCGTTGGTGGTTTCATTTGTTGGTTGAATATTGTTTGTGGTGCATTATGTGGTTCATTTACAGatgatgattttttgttttcgtttcggaTATGGTGGATAATatgaagagaagagagagagagggagagagagagagagagagggtgtgGACGGGAGGGaaaaacatagaaataaagaaaaaaaggttgggttaaaaaaatattcacgGTTCGATGTGGCTTCTATAGTAATAATCTTAACGGGGAGatcaacaaaaagaacaaattgCCAGGACTACATATCGGATAGGAAGAGGAGGGGGTCAGGATCGAGTGAGGATACGGGGTACACCGGAGTGCTCTGAAGTGCTGGGTGGAGATGACCAGTGATTCTACTTACCCATTTCCTGCTGCTCGGCCTCGGACCGCTTCGGTCCCCCTGCACTGGGGGCGGCTGCTGCAGGGGATGGACCCGTGGCCGGAACAGGAGGCGACACACTAccggccgctgctgctacgGCTGCCGCCTGCTTCTCGAACATGGAGGCCTTCTGCAGGACGGAGGCACGCGACCGTTCGTCCGTGTCCTCGGCACTGGCCGGCGGCTGCGATCCCGCCTGCTCGCTGATCTTgagcacctgcacctgcacctcgctcgtcggcggcgtggGCGAGCTGACCTGGTAGACGAATCCCAGTCCGGCGCCGGTACCCGTGCCCGTGCTGATGCTGCTTCCACTGGGCGTACCTGCGGCAGTGGACGTGGGTGAGTTGGTTAACAGGGGCGAGTAATGGTTCTGGGGCGTGGAGCTGCCACTGGACGGCGAGGTGGTGTTcgtgttggtgctggtgctgtggGTGTGCTGGCCCACGAGGGAGCCGCAAGCGACCGTCGAGTCGATCGATGGATGCGAGTGCAGCGACGAGGCCGTCGAGGATATGGAATGGGAGCGTGTGGCATGGTGCTGGGCAGCGTGAGgcgcttgctgctgctgctgctgctgtagaaGCTGATGGGAGCCCGAGGAGTCGTTGGAATGCTGCGAGCAGATCGAATCAATGgagctctgctgctgcagaggcgGTGGCGtgggcttctgctgctgctgctgctgctgctgctgttgctgctgctgctggtggttaGTGAGCTTCAAGGACGCCATGTTGGCCAGTTCGGACATGTTAACGTATGTGGGCggactctgctgctgctggagctgctgctgctgctgtgcatGATGTGCTGCGGACAGCtctgttggtggtggtggtggttgtgtTTACGGTTACGTTGGCGGTGGATGTTGCAGATGAAGTTAGCAAGGACATGCGTGGTGGGAGGAGTGGGGAGAGAGTGTCACAACACGGTTTTATTAGTAAGAATCTTGGGATTATGGCCATTGGCAAGCGTGcaactaacacacacacaaacagcgacagggagagagagagactgggactgggactggtactGGTAACAGGATCCCTTACCTTTCGTGATATGAGCCGGTATCGGTGAGGGGCACTGACGCTGCAGCAGGCCGCCGCTTCCACTGCCCTGACGGTGGTTGCTCTGCGCCGACAGCGGACGCTCCAGCGACGAGCAGCGCTGCAAGGGGGAGGACGGGGAAACGGTTAGTTTTCGCCCAGAGCCATAGCTGTCGCTTAGGACATTCGATGGTTTATTCCAAAATGAAGCGACACGGGAGTCTGGGTTCTGAGTATTCTGGCTAGGGGGTGCGGGGAGGCGCATGCAAAT is a window of Drosophila pseudoobscura strain MV-25-SWS-2005 chromosome 3, UCI_Dpse_MV25, whole genome shotgun sequence DNA encoding:
- the mim gene encoding serine-rich adhesin for platelets isoform X36, giving the protein MDLSLERDSSALGSLFQQIINDMKNTSPLWDDFVAKASKLHTCLRAAIQAIAAYLDAFQKIADAATNSRGASKEIGTALTRVCLRHKAVETRLKTFTSAIMDCLVQPLQDKIEDWKRTVATIDKDHAKEYKRCRSELKKRSSDTLRLQKKARKGQTDGLQSLMDSHMQDVTLRRAELEEVEKRSLRAAMVEERLRYCSFVHMLQPVVHEECEVMSELGHLQEAMQSIALVTKEPSVLPQASEELIHDAKASINLYPESPGGGSGSQGGGCSNSLGSRKSSVCSISSMNSSGSSNSPGHHHYPRSLSQFVTPAIRLKPGESSDSGFCSSPALTTQVSNATNQTANVSTWPPHSQDVVDTLPPTADRPHTISTAYEKGHQRPPLTVYTFQNPETIHESGSGNGINNGSVAPSNGQPSSGQTTPATQKSPAASLSRPPLPVRCSSLERPLSAQSNHRQGSGSGGLLQRQCPSPIPAHITKELSAAHHAQQQQQLQQQQSPPTYVNMSELANMASLKLTNHQQQQQQQQQQQQQQKPTPPPLQQQSSIDSICSQHSNDSSGSHQLLQQQQQQQAPHAAQHHATRSHSISSTASSLHSHPSIDSTVACGSLVGQHTHSTSTNTNTTSPSSGSSTPQNHYSPLLTNSPTSTAAGTPSGSSISTGTGTGAGLGFVYQVSSPTPPTSEVQVQVLKISEQAGSQPPASAEDTDERSRASVLQKASMFEKQAAAVAAAAGSVSPPVPATGPSPAAAAPSAGGPKRSEAEQQEMDKSFEDSIKALNNLIGELDSFQREIDEGKGKQNSNSNSSNNNLTTSSSSSENNNLPAACIGSTASTTNIDLCGISNQTNSSGCGTDMSDTTSEELAGEEGGHLMDPTLAEARRRERELLGASDSELSRCYVSETSSLTGGLTAGGYENPTFAHFVASASRDDPYNGGSGSEGRSLYAPASVSVSADSISLAASDSICLSGQPRHAYVDTCSDSGSAVVVIYDHQIPNTPDIEFVKQNSEIVLLRTKDPQVQSQLQLHEMRELQQLPSNLVGSPDSPDSGSGKAPPPATATVAPAKQRLSSFRASSEQQLQLLGRGSPQRGKANHVDQPPQQQQPAQGTVSDNGSLPVEPPVMRRQLPPKPTSLSLSLFNGTGTGTGSGSGTGTGTGSNQPPSVADKPLIPRKSDFKADLDAKIRRQKQKVQQQLQQQQQQQQKQQQTPQQPLQHQQQQQQHSPQSHQTRNCNVTNGPAAAVVIASASDPILSPHPYQNQKHNQNHRMPSQNQTTATSNHKQYQTPQAAATATSKTSASPPSATIANPALSSLSPRGGLPQPSSSSSSSSSSLPSSASASTNSTSTNALAPLPVATATAPCRPPPSAPPPAHPYVCSSNAANPQANHQANTNTNSTANANANASLKPGITPRPASLSGGAGGALGGAGGSTRIARRSSINQAKPPPPVRRSSSVTPSPNASVGHASHLQLQHNTPLSSSSEHLPPPPAFMLESMSSGPPVAMPSSALKVSETVRALAAMRHQPASPGTLRRIQQQQQQQHQQQPQQQQYQPPLQSVHNSPMNDDPSYEAYYDSYMDLQAYAHALANGQQQQPGQQMPPPLPPPNQQRFNHQQQQQQYHPQQCYPQQQQQQQHVAQKPPTPPVYHAPPAPPPTADATFRTSSPAAGGGGGGGIYAQPKLVNSMSSFRTSSPSPNGHGHGHAHPLPPTQPKANPNLIAQLNARLNSKQQQQHHQQQHASDGIYGNQHQLGGESIYTRSGLSMSQPQQQQHYDAGPSHLSRVVDGSDKTRSPLET
- the mim gene encoding serine-rich adhesin for platelets isoform X8 gives rise to the protein MDLSLERDSSALGSLFQQIINDMKNTSPLWDDFVAKASKLHTCLRAAIQAIAAYLDAFQKIADAATNSRGASKEIGTALTRVCLRHKAVETRLKTFTSAIMDCLVQPLQDKIEDWKRTVATIDKDHAKEYKRCRSELKKRSSDTLRLQKKARKGQTDGLQSLMDSHMQDVTLRRAELEEVEKRSLRAAMVEERLRYCSFVHMLQPVVHEECEVMSELGHLQEAMQSIALVTKEPSVLPQASEELIHDAKASINLYPESPGGGSGSQGGGCSNSLGSRKSSVCSISSMNSSGSSNSPGHHHYPRSLSQVSNATNQTANVSTWPPHSQDVVDTLPPTADRPHTISTAYEKGHQRPPLTVYTFQNPETIHESGSGNGINNGSVAPSNGQPSSGQTTPATQKSPAASLSRPPLPVKPAHVRCSSLERPLSAQSNHRQGSGSGGLLQRQCPSPIPAHITKELSAAHHAQQQQQLQQQQSPPTYVNMSELANMASLKLTNHQQQQQQQQQQQQQQKPTPPPLQQQSSIDSICSQHSNDSSGSHQLLQQQQQQQAPHAAQHHATRSHSISSTASSLHSHPSIDSTVACGSLVGQHTHSTSTNTNTTSPSSGSSTPQNHYSPLLTNSPTSTAAGTPSGSSISTGTGTGAGLGFVYQVSSPTPPTSEVQVQVLKISEQAGSQPPASAEDTDERSRASVLQKASMFEKQAAAVAAAAGSVSPPVPATGPSPAAAAPSAGGPKRSEAEQQEMDKSFEDSIKALNNLIGELDSFQREIDEGKGKQNSNSNSSNNNLTTSSSSSENNNLPAACIGSTASTTNIDLCGISNQTNSSGCGTDMSDTTSEELAGEEGGHLMDPTLAEARRRERELLGASDSELSRCYVSETSSLTGGLTAGGYENPTFAHFVASASRDDPYNGGSGSEGRSLYAPASVSVSADSISLAASDSICLSGQPRHAYVDTCSDSGSAVVVIYDHQIPNTPDIEFVKQNSEIVLLRTKDPQVQSQLQLHEMRELQQLPSNLVGSPDSPDSGSGKAPPPATATVAPAKQRLSSFRASSEQQLQLLGRGSPQRGKANHVDQPPQQQQPAQGTVSDNGSLPVEPPVMRRQLPPKPTSLSLSLFNGTGTGTGSGSGTGTGTGSNQPPSVADKPLIPRKSDFKADLDAKIRRQKQKVQQQLQQQQQQQQKQQQTPQQPLQHQQQQQQHSPQSHQTRNCNVTNGPAAAVVIASASDPILSPHPYQNQKHNQNHRMPSQNQTTATSNHKQYQTPQAAATATSKTSASPPSATIANPALSSLSPRGGLPQPSSSSSSSSSSLPSSASASTNSTSTNALAPLPVATATAPCRPPPSAPPPAHPYVCSSNAANPQANHQANTNTNSTANANANASLKPGITPRPASLSGGAGGALGGAGGSTRIARRSSINQAKPPPPVRRSSSVTPSPNASVGHASHLQLQHNTPLSSSSEHLPPPPAFMLESMSSGPPVAMPSSALKVSETVRALAAMRHQPASPGTLRRIQQQQQQQHQQQPQQQQYQPPLQSVHNSPMNDDPSYEAYYDSYMDLQAYAHALANGQQQQPGQQMPPPLPPPNQQRFNHQQQQQQYHPQQCYPQQQQQQQHVAQKPPTPPVYHAPPAPPPTADATFRTSSPAAGGGGGGGIYAQPKLVNSMSSFRTSSPSPNGHGHGHAHPLPPTQPKANPNLIAQLNARLNSKQQQQHHQQQHASDGIYGNQHQLGGESIYTRSGLSMSQPQQQQHYDAAAPILSMRQAQQQQQQYQHLQQQHYTCPPPLEDPPPPPIYNAGASATMPKKMARPHAGQSAASQLSAYAAGSATATLPKNMMQQQQRLQQQQQQQHQQYQQPAGMGNGNGHVNQRPQLPLPQQQMQQQQKLRAAQQQHLAEQQQQQQQRQPPIPSRHSSVQQKIFVSTNPFIQTTAVKFHSPSASPTCGSPVTGSGSVSSASIYATTARGNHHHQQQHQQQIHHPQQQQHQQQQHYYREVAGGNSNGGAAYYNHNNAHGHGHANANAHANVHAHAHMSHAQAHHPNYATSTNIEKTGSIRAKTKAEFLENLNAKLAKQGMSGRAFAVRNLINSKALMYQNPQNLSRPSAQYRRPPTYPNTTTTTSTTATTTTAIGTGTGHCDEQC